Proteins encoded within one genomic window of Actinomycetes bacterium:
- a CDS encoding acyl-CoA dehydrogenase, translating to MIKWSEEQEMVRKAVREFVDREIRPHREELEFGDLPPYDLLRKMFATFGMDSMARDSFAKRIARERAEAAGESREDSGASERRPRDAAFSLIPIIELCRVCPGMVTAMGVSMGLTASSIMSKGTTDQKERWALDLLTMDKVGAWAITEPDSGSDAFGSMKASARRDGDEYVLNGSKTFITNGPYADTIVFICKLDEGNPPEDRTVLQFVLDTGMEGLEQPRPFRKMGIHSSPTGMLFLNDVRVGKDRLLGESEDAFRGSGGREASKATFSIERTGVAAMALGIVDRCLELSVQYAKEREQFGQAIGGFQLIQLKLARMEVARMNLQNLVFRFIEMAAEGEDMSFAEASAAKLYAAQTATEVAMEAVQLFGGNGYMAEYEVEQLARDSKVLQIYAGTDEIQVSQIARDLLTD from the coding sequence ATGATCAAGTGGTCCGAGGAACAGGAAATGGTCCGCAAGGCGGTCCGGGAGTTCGTCGACCGGGAGATCCGGCCTCACCGTGAGGAGCTCGAGTTCGGCGACCTGCCGCCCTATGACCTCCTGCGCAAGATGTTCGCCACGTTCGGCATGGACTCGATGGCGCGCGACTCGTTCGCGAAGCGAATCGCCCGAGAACGCGCAGAGGCAGCCGGGGAATCCCGCGAGGACTCCGGCGCATCGGAGCGCCGACCCCGCGATGCGGCGTTCTCCCTCATTCCGATCATCGAGCTGTGCCGGGTCTGCCCGGGCATGGTGACCGCTATGGGCGTGTCGATGGGCCTCACCGCTTCGTCGATCATGTCCAAGGGAACCACGGACCAAAAGGAGCGTTGGGCGCTCGACCTGCTCACGATGGACAAGGTGGGCGCGTGGGCGATCACCGAGCCCGACTCCGGATCTGACGCCTTCGGCTCGATGAAGGCCTCGGCGCGGCGCGACGGCGACGAGTACGTGCTCAACGGCTCCAAGACCTTCATCACCAACGGCCCCTACGCCGACACGATCGTGTTCATCTGCAAGCTCGACGAGGGCAACCCGCCCGAGGACCGCACCGTGTTGCAGTTCGTGCTCGACACCGGGATGGAAGGCCTCGAGCAGCCCAGGCCATTCCGCAAGATGGGCATCCATTCGAGCCCCACCGGCATGCTCTTCCTCAACGACGTGCGTGTGGGCAAGGACCGCCTGCTCGGTGAATCCGAAGATGCCTTCCGCGGTTCTGGTGGCCGCGAGGCGTCCAAGGCGACGTTCTCCATCGAGCGCACCGGAGTGGCAGCCATGGCCCTCGGCATTGTGGACCGCTGCCTCGAGCTGTCGGTTCAGTACGCGAAGGAACGCGAGCAGTTCGGCCAGGCCATCGGTGGATTCCAGCTGATCCAGCTGAAGCTGGCCAGGATGGAAGTGGCGCGCATGAACCTGCAGAACCTCGTGTTCCGGTTCATCGAGATGGCCGCCGAGGGCGAGGACATGAGCTTCGCCGAGGCGTCCGCAGCGAAGCTCTACGCAGCCCAGACCGCGACCGAGGTGGCGATGGAAGCCGTGCAGCTCTTCGGTGGCAACGGCTACATGGCCGAGTACGAGGTCGAACAGCTGGCCCGTGACTCCAAGGTGCTGCAGATCTACGCCGGCACCGACGAGATCCAGGTGAGCCAGATCGCCCGCGACCTGCTGACCGACTGA
- the lipA gene encoding lipoyl synthase translates to MRGTGAPLHTRWLGTVSYADGWALQRGLHEVASTRLAADAAADDHLLMLEHPPTYTLGRNADRSHVLVEPESVGATAVDVDRGGDVTYHGPGQLVAYPLVALPDRSGRTAADGGLPDSVGWVCLLEEALMDTLTGFGLTAGRQAGYPGVWMRAGTPQAAKIAAIGVRVERGRTLHGVALNVAPDMAMFDHIVPCGIEDLGVTSMAAEGADVSLEQVGSAFAEAFVQRWQPQSVTHAAVVRRSRRGDDSDLSPFSRGEGPGQVTDGSNLARKGGTSVRLLGRLAEAGVSGGVAIDEPKPDWMRARVRHDPSVMRTKRTVSELDLVTVCEEAGCPNLSECWSEGTATFMVNGERCTRACGFCLVDTRKPGAPDASEPGRVAEAVERMGLDFAVVTTVARDDLPDEGAGQIAATIRAIRERCPDTGVEVLISDCRGRSEALELIFAERPDVMNHNVETVARLQRAVRPSAGYARSLSVLARSAAAGLRTKSGLVVGMGETRDEIEVALSDMAAVGTSIVTIGQYLRPTTNHLPVAHWWTPQDFEDFAEVGRSLGIEHVESSPFTRSSYHAGSAARR, encoded by the coding sequence CTGCGGGGCACCGGCGCGCCGCTGCACACCAGGTGGCTCGGCACCGTCAGCTACGCAGACGGGTGGGCGCTGCAGCGCGGGCTGCACGAGGTGGCGTCCACGCGCCTGGCTGCCGATGCCGCGGCGGATGACCACCTGTTGATGCTGGAGCATCCACCGACCTACACCCTCGGTCGCAACGCGGACCGGTCACACGTGCTGGTGGAACCCGAGTCGGTCGGCGCCACCGCGGTCGATGTCGACCGCGGTGGTGACGTGACCTACCACGGCCCCGGCCAGCTTGTCGCCTACCCATTGGTGGCGCTTCCTGACCGCAGTGGCCGTACCGCAGCCGACGGGGGGTTGCCCGACTCGGTCGGATGGGTGTGCCTGCTCGAGGAAGCGCTCATGGACACGCTGACCGGCTTCGGGCTGACCGCTGGCCGTCAGGCCGGGTATCCCGGCGTGTGGATGCGTGCGGGGACGCCGCAGGCAGCGAAGATCGCCGCAATCGGTGTGCGGGTCGAGCGCGGCCGGACCCTCCACGGCGTGGCGCTCAATGTGGCACCTGACATGGCGATGTTCGACCACATCGTGCCCTGTGGGATCGAGGACCTCGGGGTCACGTCCATGGCTGCCGAAGGGGCTGACGTCTCCCTGGAGCAGGTGGGTTCGGCATTCGCCGAAGCATTCGTGCAACGGTGGCAGCCGCAGTCCGTGACCCACGCAGCGGTTGTCCGCCGCTCCCGGCGCGGTGACGATTCCGACCTGTCACCCTTTTCGCGAGGGGAGGGCCCCGGCCAGGTCACAGATGGGTCCAATCTCGCGCGCAAGGGCGGCACGTCGGTGCGTTTGCTGGGCCGCCTGGCCGAGGCGGGAGTGTCCGGCGGTGTTGCCATCGACGAGCCGAAGCCCGACTGGATGCGTGCGCGGGTGAGACATGACCCCAGCGTGATGCGCACCAAGCGCACGGTGTCCGAGCTCGACCTCGTCACCGTGTGCGAGGAGGCGGGGTGCCCGAACCTGTCGGAATGCTGGTCGGAGGGCACCGCCACCTTCATGGTCAACGGTGAGAGGTGCACCCGGGCCTGTGGTTTCTGCCTGGTCGACACCCGGAAGCCCGGGGCTCCCGACGCGTCCGAGCCCGGCCGTGTGGCCGAGGCGGTCGAGCGCATGGGCCTCGATTTCGCCGTGGTCACCACGGTGGCTCGCGACGACCTCCCCGACGAGGGTGCCGGACAGATCGCCGCCACGATCCGTGCCATCCGTGAGCGATGCCCCGACACGGGCGTCGAGGTGCTGATATCGGACTGCCGCGGCCGTTCTGAGGCCCTCGAGCTGATCTTTGCCGAGCGGCCCGACGTCATGAACCACAACGTCGAGACCGTCGCTAGGTTGCAGCGGGCTGTGCGCCCCAGCGCCGGATATGCGCGCTCGCTGTCGGTGTTGGCCCGCTCGGCCGCCGCGGGTCTGCGCACCAAGTCAGGACTTGTGGTCGGCATGGGCGAGACCCGCGACGAGATCGAGGTGGCGTTGTCCGACATGGCAGCGGTGGGTACGTCGATCGTGACCATCGGCCAGTACCTGCGCCCGACCACCAACCACCTTCCGGTGGCGCACTGGTGGACACCACAGGACTTCGAGGACTTCGCCGAGGTCGGCCGTAGCCTCGGTATCGAGCACGTGGAGTCGTCGCCCTTCACCCGGTCGAGCTACCACGCGGGCTCCGCCGCCCGGAGGTAG
- the sucB gene encoding 2-oxoglutarate dehydrogenase, E2 component, dihydrolipoamide succinyltransferase: MSDIVMPQLGESVTEGTITRWFKSVGDTVNEDEPLFEVSTDKVDTEVPAPASGVLSEIRVEEGETVDVGTVLAVMGGGDAAPAAAPAQEPAAAPAAAPAEEPAPEPPAVAPPPAPAATPPAAAGAPAPAPASAPAAAPQPAAAETPAASGALLSPLVRRLVEENGLDPNVITGTGVGGRITREDVLDAIDAGVGAKASGGGARAVAPTAAPAAPVQRPQPAAPQVAPMRPGAGDVAEPLNRIRKMTGDLMVASKATSPHVITAVEVDYSAIEAARLPMREAFRAENGFSLTYLPFIARAVVDAMREFPHMNASMGDGEIILHNEVNLSVAVDLNYEGLLAPVVREAHEKRLRAIADDINDIAVRARNKQLGPDELTGGTFTLSNSGAFGSLLVAPVINQPQVAILSTDGVSRKPVVVDDGQGNEAIAIHPVGILTLSWDHRAFDGAYSAAFLSRVRDIMETRDWSAEF, from the coding sequence ATGTCCGACATCGTGATGCCCCAGCTCGGCGAGTCCGTCACCGAGGGCACGATCACCCGTTGGTTCAAGTCGGTGGGGGACACCGTCAACGAGGACGAGCCCTTGTTCGAGGTGTCCACCGACAAGGTCGATACCGAGGTGCCCGCTCCGGCCTCAGGGGTGCTGAGCGAGATTCGTGTGGAGGAAGGCGAGACCGTCGATGTGGGAACCGTGCTCGCCGTGATGGGCGGCGGTGATGCCGCACCCGCTGCCGCGCCGGCGCAGGAGCCCGCTGCCGCGCCCGCCGCCGCGCCGGCGGAGGAGCCCGCCCCCGAGCCCCCAGCGGTCGCCCCACCCCCTGCTCCAGCCGCCACACCGCCCGCTGCGGCTGGTGCACCAGCCCCTGCGCCCGCCTCGGCGCCGGCTGCTGCCCCCCAACCGGCCGCGGCCGAGACGCCAGCTGCCAGCGGTGCGCTGCTATCGCCGTTGGTGAGGCGCCTCGTCGAGGAAAACGGACTCGACCCCAACGTCATCACCGGGACCGGCGTCGGGGGGCGCATCACCCGCGAAGACGTACTCGATGCCATCGATGCAGGCGTCGGCGCCAAGGCCTCGGGCGGCGGCGCACGTGCTGTGGCGCCCACCGCTGCGCCGGCCGCGCCGGTGCAGCGCCCCCAGCCCGCCGCGCCGCAGGTCGCCCCGATGCGGCCGGGTGCCGGTGATGTGGCCGAGCCGCTCAACCGGATCCGCAAGATGACCGGGGATCTGATGGTGGCTTCCAAGGCGACGTCGCCACATGTGATCACCGCCGTCGAGGTCGACTACTCGGCGATCGAGGCAGCACGTTTGCCCATGCGCGAGGCGTTCAGGGCCGAGAACGGCTTCTCGCTCACCTATCTGCCGTTCATCGCGCGCGCTGTCGTCGATGCAATGCGCGAGTTCCCGCACATGAACGCCTCGATGGGCGACGGCGAGATCATCCTGCACAACGAGGTCAACCTCTCGGTGGCCGTGGACCTCAACTACGAAGGCCTGCTCGCGCCGGTGGTCCGCGAGGCCCACGAGAAGCGGCTCCGGGCCATCGCGGACGACATCAACGACATCGCAGTGCGTGCACGCAACAAGCAGCTCGGCCCCGACGAGCTCACCGGCGGCACCTTCACACTGTCCAACTCCGGTGCATTCGGCTCCTTGCTGGTGGCACCTGTCATCAACCAGCCACAGGTTGCGATCCTCAGCACCGACGGTGTGAGCCGCAAGCCGGTCGTGGTCGATGACGGCCAGGGCAACGAGGCCATTGCGATCCACCCGGTCGGCATACTCACACTGAGCTGGGACCACCGTGCTTTCGACGGCGCGTACTCGGCGGCATTCCTCTCGAGGGTCCGCGACATCATGGAGACACGCGACTGGAGTGCCGAGTTCTGA
- the lpdA gene encoding dihydrolipoyl dehydrogenase, which yields MTDHHYDLVVIGGGPAGYGAALYGASAGLNIALVERDKIGGTCLHRGCVPAKELLETAAVVRTVREAGDFGVIVTPNKIDWGRTLERKQQIVDKLAGGVEMLLKGRKVTILNGTGTLGPNRTVEVVGGDGERATLTADAVVLAPGSVPRTIPGFEPDDRYVVTSDEFFHIPQVPQNAVVIGGGAIGCEFASTLADLGSKVTILEALPKILPGCDDDVTRVVRQSFKKKGIEVRTGVAVTSHSPGETGTSVSFGEGETIDANLVVVSVGRAPYTTGLLAAGTGVVVGERGFVEVDDAYRTGEPSVWAIGDAIDTPQLAHVGFAEAISAVKDVLGEGPSPVDNSRVPWAIYCNPEVAFAGHSEQSAKDAGIDVVTSKHRFAANSRAMIIGETDGLVKVVAQKRPDGTGGQVLGVHMVGPWVTEQLSGGYLAVNWEATVDEVAAFVQPHPSLTELFGETVLGLTGRSLH from the coding sequence TGCACCGCGGCTGCGTGCCCGCGAAGGAGCTGCTCGAGACCGCAGCGGTCGTGCGCACGGTGCGCGAGGCGGGTGACTTCGGCGTGATCGTCACCCCCAACAAGATCGACTGGGGCCGCACCCTCGAGCGCAAGCAGCAGATCGTCGACAAGCTGGCCGGCGGTGTCGAGATGTTGCTCAAGGGCCGCAAGGTCACCATCCTCAACGGCACCGGCACGCTCGGTCCCAACAGGACCGTCGAGGTCGTGGGTGGCGACGGTGAGCGGGCAACGCTCACCGCGGATGCGGTCGTGCTGGCCCCGGGCTCGGTGCCGCGCACGATCCCCGGCTTCGAACCCGACGATCGCTACGTGGTCACATCCGACGAGTTCTTCCACATCCCGCAGGTTCCGCAGAACGCGGTGGTGATCGGTGGTGGGGCCATCGGGTGTGAGTTCGCGTCCACGCTTGCGGACCTGGGCAGCAAGGTGACGATCCTTGAGGCGTTGCCGAAGATCCTCCCCGGGTGCGACGACGACGTGACCCGCGTGGTGCGCCAGTCGTTCAAGAAGAAGGGCATCGAAGTGCGCACCGGCGTTGCAGTGACCAGCCACTCGCCCGGCGAGACCGGCACTTCGGTCAGTTTCGGCGAAGGTGAGACCATCGATGCCAACCTCGTGGTGGTGTCGGTCGGCCGGGCGCCCTACACAACCGGCCTTCTCGCGGCCGGCACGGGAGTGGTCGTGGGTGAGCGCGGATTCGTCGAGGTCGACGACGCGTACCGCACTGGCGAGCCGTCGGTTTGGGCAATCGGCGATGCAATCGACACCCCGCAGCTTGCACACGTGGGATTTGCCGAGGCGATCTCGGCGGTCAAGGACGTCCTCGGTGAGGGCCCCTCACCGGTCGACAACTCGCGGGTGCCGTGGGCGATCTACTGCAATCCCGAGGTCGCCTTCGCGGGGCATTCGGAGCAGTCCGCCAAGGACGCCGGGATTGACGTGGTGACCTCGAAGCACCGCTTCGCGGCCAACAGCCGGGCGATGATCATCGGTGAGACCGACGGACTCGTGAAGGTGGTGGCGCAGAAGCGCCCCGACGGGACCGGCGGACAGGTGCTCGGCGTGCACATGGTCGGGCCATGGGTGACCGAGCAGCTCAGTGGCGGCTACCTGGCGGTGAACTGGGAGGCAACTGTCGACGAGGTGGCGGCGTTCGTGCAGCCGCACCCGTCGCTCACGGAATTGTTTGGCGAAACGGTGTTGGGTCTCACCGGGCGTTCACTTCACTGA